In Populus nigra chromosome 10, ddPopNigr1.1, whole genome shotgun sequence, the following proteins share a genomic window:
- the LOC133705947 gene encoding probable indole-3-pyruvate monooxygenase YUCCA3 — MDNTCLNTPNMFQTSGPDHDFFARRCIWVNGPVIVGAGPSGLAVGSGLRGQGVPFVMLERANCIASLWQNRTYDRLKLHIPKQFCQLPSFPFPEDFPEYPTKYQFINYLESYAKHFNINPHFNETVQSAKYDETFGLWRVKTVSTSSSNPSEVEYICRWLVVATGENAEKFLPEFEGLQDFGGHVMHACDYKSGESYRGERVLVVGCGNSGMEVSLDLCNHNASPSMVVRSSVHVLPREILGRSTFELAVTMMKWLPLWMVDKILLLFAWLILGNLEKYGLTRPCLGPLQLKNTQGKTPVLDIGALEKIRSGKIKVVPGIKRFSSGKAELVNGEILQIDSVILATGYRSNVPSWLKENEFFSEDGIPKNQFPNGWKGNAGLYAVGFTKRGLSGASLDAISVAFDIAKSWKEETKQKKITVAARHRRCISHF; from the exons ATGGATAACACTTGTCTTAATACACCAAACATGTTTCAAACTTCTGGTCCTGATCATGACTTCTTTGCTCGGCGATGTATATGGGTGAACGGACCTGTCATAGTTGGGGCTGGCCCTTCAGGTCTAGCTGTTGGTTCTGGTCTTAGAGGACAAGGGGTGCCATTCGTTATGCTTGAACGAGCAAACTGCATTGCCTCACTTTGGCAGAACCGCACCTATGATCGCCTTAAGCTTCACATCCCTAAGCAATTCTGTCAACTACCGAGCTTCCCATTCCCAGAGGACTTCCCTGAATATCCCACAAAGTATCAGTTCATCAACTATCTTGAATCTTATGCCAAGCACTTCAATATAAATCCACATTTCAATGAGACTGTGCAGTCTGCGAAGTATGATGAGACTTTTGGTTTATGGAGAGTTAAGACCGTTTCAACAAGCAGTTCAAATCCTAGTGAGGTCGAGTACATCTGCAGATGGCTTGTGGTGGCCACCGGTGAGAATGCAGAGAAATTCTTGCCAGAGTTTGAAGGCTTGCAGGACTTTGGTGGCCATGTTATGCATGCTTGTGACTACAAATCCGGTGAAAGTTATCGCGGAGAGCGTGTACTAGTTGTTGGCTGCGGCAATTCAGGCATGGAGGTCTCTCTTGATCTATGCAACCATAACGCAAGCCCATCAATGGTTGTTCGCAGCTCG GTTCATGTCTTGCCTAGGGAAATTCTTGGGAGATCAACGTTTGAGTTGGCAGTAACAATGATGAAATGGCTGCCACTTTGGATGGTCGATAAGATATTATTACTTTTTGCCTGGCTAATTCTCggaaatcttgaaaaatatggTCTGACAAGGCCATGTTTAGGACCTTTACAGCTCAAGAATACTCAAGGAAAAACCCCAGTGTTGGACATTGGTGCACTAGAAAAAATAAGATCTGGTAAGATCAAGGTTGTCCCTGGAATAAAGAGATTCTCTAGTGGCAAAGCTGAGCTAGTTAATGGTGAAATTCTTCAAATCGATTCTGTAATTCTGGCAACTGGGTATCGCAGCAATGTACCTTCATGGCTAAAG GAGAATGAGTTCTTTTCCGAAGATGGGATTCCCAAAAATCAGTTCCCTAATGGATGGAAAGGCAATGCCGGGCTTTATGCAGTCGGCTTCACAAAGAGAGGTCTCTCTGGTGCATCTCTAGATGCTATTAGCGTAGCATTTGACATTGCCAAGAGCTGGAAAGAGGAAACCAAGCAAAAAAAGATAACCGTGGCAGCTCGCCATAGGAGATGCATTTCACATTTCTGA